Below is a window of Malania oleifera isolate guangnan ecotype guangnan chromosome 1, ASM2987363v1, whole genome shotgun sequence DNA.
attttacaggtccttcgggtagccgaaactagcatcctagcatccggaagcgaggggtgttgtttagctactactagtgcctgataggtacgagtttctgtaactgggttgtcgtgatggattttgtagacgcccATAGTATGTGTGGTATTCGtagggatgtatatccttgtatggtataggctctggtatggtacagtttatgtatagaaagaccgtatttcgctgcgtattctgatgagtatggacgattgtatgtatgtatgtagggcatccgttcaccctaCGGGATCAGACCCTCTttttatgttgtatcatgtatgttttaattgatacagagacaggttaggttacttaaattcacccttgggtcccatttctgggttcggggcgtgacaatgtAAGCCTAGTTAACTTTGATATGTGTTCACTAATTGAAGGTTCAAGTTCTAAAAACACcttcatttatgcataaattaTCTCTTATCTAAATAAATTGTTTTTcgtctatattttgaaaatggtgggggaatgttgaaatattttctaaaatatatgattttatgagttttcaaagtctTCATTTATGGGTTTTCTAAAACATTCATGAGGAGTATTTATtgttatgtgggtttgtcccacgttggaaaaagtgaaaaaagaaaggtcattaataaatgacAAGGTGGAATAATCCTTCAAAGTTGGGTAAGAGATAGTGTTAGTGTGTACTCTAGTTGCATCGTTGCGAGATTGTGACCGTTGATCATGATCGGATGACTTAAacttaatcttatatttttttaagaTCAAGTGGCGTGACCAAGGGGTGTGACCAGGAAACCAGGTGCAACCTGGTTGATAGTACCATCGACTGAACATGAATTCCTGAGAGTCTCGACCAGGGGCGCGACCAGGTCAATGCCTGGTGCGACCAAGTCGACACATGGTGCGACCAGGTCGAATCTACTTCACGATTTAAACAAATGTAACCTTTCAAAACATGCATGATTTTGTCTATTTAAAGATAAGATTAACTCCatgaaatatacagaaaattcattactctccttctctttcttacataaagcttccacaaattatatctttttcaaatttaGATTCTATTTTCTGTAGAGATAGAATTCCAAAAAAATTGTTCAGATTgttctaagggtgtttgtgatcagttttcgtTTGTGTACAACGCACATTGATATCAAATTATATTATGGGCTTCATTGTATCCTAAAAACGTATTTGCTAACTCAATACATACCAATCTGGTGGGGGCAAATAatgttttaaggaaaacgacattgtaACGTACCTTTAAGCATTTTTCTATTCTGCATCATTTtcttctatcttatttctacacCTACAAGCAACCATCAAAGCTTAAAACTAACAAAACAACTTCAAAATGAGTTTCCACATAGGAGTCTTACACGACTTGACCCCAAATATGGATCCCCATCCTGAAGTCTCTTCACAAATAGTTGATCTCAACACCATGGAGTTTTCCACGTCTAGCCAACCAAACTCGCCTTTGATGGGTCGTTCCAAAGGCAAGTTCCCACCAAAGTAGTGTCACAACCACAACTCCAAGGATGAGTCCAACCAAAGCTTAAATATGATAAGTGATTTCAAAGGTGAGTCCCCAGCCAAGGAGTCTCATGAACACAAATCCAAAGCTGAGTCCACCCCAAGGAAACCCTTAAAACATGACCAAACTCAGTATCCAGGGTTCACAACTCCAGTCCTCATAAGATAACCAACATATCTAAGATGTCGTCTTTTTGAAGTTAACCATCCAGCTTAACAGCAACCACAAGATCAATACAAGAACATTGTTGAATCCTCAAGTCTCAAGCTCAACACACACCATCGATGACAATTCTCAATATCGAAACCAATCTTTTATATCCTTAGACATagaaatcctaaacccatcaCAAATCTTAACAATTCATAATATCTTATCCTCTAACAAAACAAATCTCAATTACAATCTGTCGTGGTTACCATTTGGGCATCTTTGCCCTCTAGTTCGAACTCAAGCTTTCGACTAAAAAGAAGTCCTCTAGTTCAATTATAGGACAAACCTGCACAATAACAACAAATAAAAAAGGTCCTTTGGCCTTAATGGCACATGTGCCCACTAGCAACATGGCTCAAATGCCCTCCAACAATACTCATCACAATGCCCTCTAGCATGAGTCAAAGATTTAGGCATCAAATGTAAATCGCATAAACATGCTTTTGTTAATTCTATAATAATGGTCTCCAACCGCCTTCATTCCCTTTGAAACTTATTATATAATCAATTAGTTTCCAAGAAAGTCTAATTAACAACAGGTGGTTGCTTCTATTTAGTACTCCACCAGGTAAACATTACATCTACGACCAATATAGAGTTACACTTGTGGCTTGAGGATATTTTTCCAAGGTGTTCACAACTCATTCTTTTCCATAGATCAAAGGATGTCACCTCTCTCTGTGGGTATGATCTTCTCACATTTTGTAAAGGCACCCATGGATAAACTCCTTTAGCCATCCACTTCCATTATATCTAAGAGTATCACCTCTACCTATGAAATGAGGACACCATCCAGTCTCAAAGGTCGTCACCACCATGATAAATAAAGAGCTGCATTTGTGGTTTGAGGACTGTCTGTCCAAGGTGCACATAACCTGTTATTTCCCATAAATCTAAGAATATCACCTCTCTTTAGGGGCATGAATTTCTAAAGTTCCATAAAGATACCCTTGGACAAACTCATTCAGCTGTCCACTTCCACCAAATCGAAGAGTGTCACCTCTACCTTTAGAATGAGAACACAACATTGTCTAAATAGATAAACAATTCGAGCTCCAATTCCGACCACAATAGGATGACTCCCAAAGTGTGGCAACCATACTAACTCTAGTGCCAATCACAATACAATAAATCCCAAAGTGTGGCAACTATACCAACTCTAGTGCCAATCACAATAGGATAAATCCCAAAGTATAGCAACCATATTAGCTCCAATGCCAATCACAATAGGACAAATTCCAAAGCATAGCAATCATATCGACTCTAGTGCTAAAAAAAAATAGGACAAATCCCAAAGTGTGGCTATATTACCCGCCTTAAGGGCACCAAGTACTCTTATTTTTGTTCCCATCCATCAACACTCATCCCTTGTCAAGGTTATAGGGCACCATCAAGAAACCTGATGTTTGAAAAATATTCACTATAGGTCAACTTTCATTTCATTACTGTAGCAAGTTACCTAACAAAAGGGAGCGTGAGACAAGAACCTACCCAAAGATAACTTACTCCTTCCCCCACTCAAATGTCACAACCTAACTACTCATAATTGAGTCGATGCCAATAGTTTCCATCTCATTCTTTATTCGAGATTAAGaaatctgctctaataccaactgtcaTGGATGCGGAATTCCCAATGGCCAAAAGGAGTCACCTTTGCCAAAATCTTCCCAAAGTGTCAAGGAATCACATCCTTGCGGTTGCAAGACTACACCAAGTCCAGCCCAACCGTACACATCCTTATCCAATGAAACCTTCAAGTGTCCAATTTAGTGGTCATGTCTCATAGCACAACAACCCTTGAACCAACTACAGTCATCAATAAGGAATTCAAACTCAAACAATAAGGGAAATAACTCACATTCCACCTGTACTGAGGGTAATTCTCATCCCCTCAGTACAACCCAAGTCTCATATGATATTGCCTAACCGTATAACTAATGGCTAAGAAGGGCGTACATCCAAACCTCTAAATTGAGAGTACTTGCGTGATCCCATTCCCAAATGGATTGTTTATGGGGCTTTCGATCCCACAAAGAAGTCCAAGAGAGCCCTCAAGTAATGTCAATAGCCCGCCCCTAAGCACTCCTTAGGGTTTCTCACTTAGTATCTATCGAGATTCTAGGGGAGGTAGGACACTTACCTAGTGTGCTCTCGAGAGTCATTCTTTGAGGCATTCTCAGTCACATATGAGTAACCACCAAGtatctaatgatcatacatcttaGATTTGAGAACACCACAATTAGAATTATCCCGACCAACCACAACGTCATCGAGACATTCCGGAATCATCCCAATGAGAACAACACAATTGCATCTAGGTTAACCAACCATACCTCCAACTCAATAATCATACACCAAAACCATGTGTTAGGATCGCAAAACTCTAAGACCCTCACACATTGCTAAAGAGTTATAGGGTAAATTACTGAAACTTATGtagttttttgggaatatgaattttagaccttaaatttggatttggatggattaggacaaattttaatataattttttgttaCATCTTATCTAAATTGAATACAAATCAAAATCTAAAACCTTTCCAAACATAAGATTATTGTTTTTGACATTGACACTTATCgcttttaaagttttaaaaaatgaGTCACTCATAAAGTTTAATATTCTTGGAGCCATACACCTAGCAGCTAACTAGTATTGGAATAATTAATCAGTACTAAATTATTGAAAAGGACAACCTTGACCATATGTGTTGATAATTAGTTCAAATAGACCCAAGCAACGCAGGCATCGGGTATTTTCAATAATAGGTGAGTAATCACCAGGaatctaatgatcatacatcttaGATTTGAGAACACCACAATTAGAATTATTCGGACCAACCACAATGTCATCGAGATATTCTGAAATCATCCCCATGACAATAGCACCACAATTAGAATTATCCATACCAACCACAACATCATTGAGACATTTCAAAATCATCCTCATGACAACAACACCACAATTAGAATTATCCATACCAACCACAACATCATTGAGACATTTCGAAATCATCCCCATGACAACAGCACCACAATTAGAATTATCCAGACCCATCACAACATCATTGAGACATTTCGAAATCATCCCCATGACAACAGCACCACAATTAGAATTATCCAGACCCACCACAACATCATTGAGACATTTCGAAATCATCCCCATGACAACGGCACAATTGCATCTAGATTAACCAACCATACCTCCAAGTCAATAATCATACACTAAAGTCATGTGTCAGGGTTGCAAAAAATCTAAGACCCTAACACATTGTTTAAAAGTTATGGGGTAAATTACTGAAACTTAGgtagttttttcttttttggaatttaaatttcggaccttaaatttagatttggatGGGTTAGgacaaatattaatataattttatattacatcttatccaaattcaatacaaatccaaatctaaaacaTTTCCAAACATAGGGTTAATGTTTTTGACATTGACACTTATTGCTTTTAAAGTTTTACAAAATGAGTCGCTCATAAACTTTAATACTCTTGGTGTCGTATACCTAATAGTTGACTACTATTGGAATGACTTAATTAGTACTAAATTATTGAAAAGAGAACCTTGACCATATGTGTTGATAATTAGTTCAAATAGATCCAAGCAAGGCAGGTCACACTGGGTAGCCCCCTAAGTCTGCATAATTAAACCTTAAACATATAAAAATACAAATTgacttataaaatataaaaacatctAGAATTAATATAACAAAATAGGTTTtgaaagtttattttttattttacttgcaGAGCTAGCCAACCTGAATCATATACAATTGCTTAAGCTTGCTCATTTTTTGACTTTTGCTCCCAAGCAATTGCTTTCAACAAGTATTATATTCAAACATCATTATAGCCTCTATTTCccatttattttttgaattaagaaaattgaaaatcaattggtctttctaattttttcaatatttctttttcttcGATGACAagttcatacatatacataagaGTAGAATAGAATCGAGAAAAATGAAATAGAATTtatcatgataaatattttgtcatgatttcattcaaattttcattatatttcctcGCTACTTTCATtccattcacaaactaaacatggCGGTAAGAGATTTGTTTTCCCTGCATAAGGAAAAAGAATTTTATTTATGTGTGGGGAATGGGTAGAGACTTGGTTGCAGaggtttatctttatcattttccatgCTTCAGCAGGCCTGCAAACAGTGCCGCTGGATCATAGTACACTTCCACCTCTTCTGCCCTCAGTGATTCATCAACCTGCCCCCAAAAATGTTTACCACACATTACAAAACACCATTAGACTTCTTTCTTGAAAAAATGTGAATTATATTAAAACCCGCCAACCTTTTGCTACCAAAAATTAATACAGATGGAAAAAATTATAGAGGAGATCAATCCCTTTACATGACTTGAACTATATAGTAGATGATAgttacttgattcattttcttttcccaattttttcaataaaagatcAAAGCTATATAATCAATCCAGACTAattccaatttttaaaataatctaAGAGAAAAAAAGTGGGATTTTGGTAAGGGGTTaagttttttcccaattttttaaaataatctaaaataaaaaaaggatTTACGGTTAATGATTAGTtctattcatattttttttatgttggtACCTTGAGGACTCCAAGGCCATAGAACTCAACCATGTCGCCGGTGGGAGCATGGCCTCTGAAGGGCCCCTCGAAGAAACCCCAGTGCCTGAACTTGTAAGCGATCAGCGGCGGCCCGGAGTAGACGGCCACCACCTCCCACGCGAACCCACGAGGGAAGACCGACCGGAAAATCTCGTGCGACGACTCGAAGCTCTCCTCCTCCGCGTTGTAGTACTTAAACTCCTCTGGCAGATTGTTCTTCAGCAGCGCATTGTAGGTCCCCAGCTCCAGAATCTCTTCCCCAGTTAATCCCTCCCTCCCTGCCCATACGCATGCACATGCACATCTCACAAATTACTTGATTAATTAATTGAAACCATCTACAGCTAATTTTCGAACttgaaatttaattaatcaatCCATGTTTGGGATTTGCAATCAATTCGAGCTTGAATTTCCACACAAGTTCAATTGGGAAACACAATTTTAAAGCTTGCCATTGACGAAGAGCCTGAACTTTTCTGGGTTAATGCTCCTGATTTCTTGCAAGCGAGTTTTGTGGGACACCTCCATCTCCCATGACTTCACAGCATTCTGAACTGTTTCTTCCAGAGACCCTTTTGGCCATTCCTGCATTCATTGAAAACCAGTGTGATGATAGTCACAAAGATGATCAACCTGTCGCACAAGAAATGTCAGCCACTAGAAACAGCAAGAATTGAAAAGGGTACACGCATATTGTTCTCtaaaaattaaatgaagaataggggatgggagatgaggatgtaaaaaaattaatttttgagagtGAATCGTGTAGACAGGAAGACAGAAATTGATCAAACCTTGGTTCGGCCTTCTTCGAAGAGCTTGTTGACGACATGGTAAGTGGGAGGGGCGCCATGTCTCCACTGGGTGCTCTGCTCTTCTTGACCATGCAGGAAAGATCTGTAGGCATCAGCTTCACCAGCCATGTTTGTTACTTTAGTATTATAGATATGTGCAAACGCTCAGTTGAGGTTGAGGCGGAGCTAAGGAGGTACTTATAGGAAAATGGAAATTATTATTAGGTCATTAATTAATTCGAGAAAAATTTATATGTCCAGAAAGACTTATATGTCCTCGGATATACGCGTTTGTGGAATAAAATAGAGTTGAATAAATCGTGTGATTACAGACAAGTTGTTTATTTTAACTCGAGATTTTAGAAATTTCAAAGACATTTCTTAAAGTttgtcaaaaaaaatataaatatttttttaaaaaaaattatttttaaaaaatataagatacatttttaaaaaatcagaaaaatctgTAACGTttctatctttttgtcaaatctaaaAAATATAAATGTCTTGTGCCCTATTTGATATCATTTTTAAAATCTGAAGGAAAGTATCGAATGTTGTTATACATATCTAACACGTATCGAGACATATAATTTCGCCCATGAggaaaaaaaatgtatttatattttgtttgttgtaaaaaaaaaaaaaaggctaattTCTATTTtagttataattttttaaagaattgatgggtatattagtttattatttagttttttaaAGATATGAGAATGTAGAAGGATCCTTAATTTTGGGAAGAATATTAAATGCACTGAGAGTGTTCGTTGGCTGATAGAAGCCAATAAAAAAGGGTTGGTTGTTCAATTATTTTGTTGCTGACTTGAATACATAATTAAGGTACTACTGCACCCCACCACCTGGTTATTGGTTAATAATGGGATATGGGCCccaccacccccaccccccccccccccggccctcCCCCCTGTGGCTCAAGTGGCAGGAAAATCTGCCGTGGGCTACTTGATAATATAAATTCAGATTCAATTCCTATCTCATTGTGCAAAAAAGACCTGAATCTACCTCTTGCATTAGCTGTGGGGCTTGACAGCGTGAGCGAGAAATTAATTTGAATATCTTATGACGCCATCGGTAATCATACACCATGTAGTTGGATGAGTCGAGGACGCTAGGACACCCGGcgtaattaaaaagaaaaaaaataaataatgggATATGGCCCCCCGATCATTGGATCAGTGGCAAGGGCGTGTTGGGGATGGGCCGCCTGACGGTGTAAGTCCTTGGTTCAATTTCTGCTTCATGATCAAATTTCACTTTAATCCTACACTACGGCTGTCAGGGTGGCTTTCGCAGACGTGAAAATAGTCTGAGTATCCTGTGTTGCGGTGTGCTAGAGTGTACGTGTCAGTTGGAGTGTCGATTGGATGTGCCGGGGATGTCAAGACACCTGACGtgatccaagaaaaaaaaaattaaaaaaagggaTATGGCTACTGCTTGCTCATTCCTTTCATTGAACTTGAAGTGACCATTAAATATTAATGCACATCTTTATTATCACCTATTGCCCGAAGTCTGATGAGAAAAAATGAATCCTACAAATAAAAAAACCCGAATAGAAGCTGTGTTGGTGTgtgctttttatttttattatttaattattatttttaatattttccacCAAATGAATCTTATAAGATCATGATCCACCAAACAAGCCACTGTGTGCGCCCCAAAAATCAGTCTCACAATTCACAAGGACAGCATTAGGTTCAATACCCACCAAACAGGCCACAATCCTGGTATGCCTGTTTCTCatcatttttataaataaaaaattaattattttaatagttgtatctcttttcccaaaataaaaaaaaaaatttaaataatagtTTATATATACAAACAGCAACATTCAATGATAAATGACCATAAAAAAAGTtaatattatttcaataaataTCAAATAGCATATGAGAATATAATTTTCGATTTGAGAATAATTACTCGTTATCGATTATCAGGGtcgactcttcacaatatggggtccTAGACGAATGTTAATTAGAACCTCTttatatttagtttaatttttatttttatttaaaatttatttttttaattttttgagatGTAAAATCACCGAAAATCAAATAATGAAAAACATTAAAGTGTAAAAAAAATATCACAGAGAGTGAGAGAGACAAAGagaaagagatgagagtaatagagaATTAGAGACGAGAATGACTGAGAGAGAGCGTCTGAGATCATGCGAGTGAGGGGTAGTGTAATATTCAATAGAATATTTAAATACATAATAGATATAGTCAATTTCAACTTTCAAGAGTTGTGCCTAACGGTTATGAGACATTGggacttgaaaaaaaaagaattaaattgtatttactttacttttcaaaatacaattttatttacttttgAGATAGTAGAAAAGTCAATCGTCCATGAGAGAGAAAAgatgacatcataaataatgttaacattaaaaaaaatttggggacaCCAAAATTTTTTAGGTCTTAGGCAAAATGCACAATGGCCTTATGATCAGGCCAACCCTGTCTATTATATGTTTATTGAAATAGCGTCAACTTTTTTACGTTTATTTGTCCTAAAATTACATCatcatttgtttttttttggatATATAGCTATGAGTATTGATAAGCGCTCCCATTGTAGCAGTCAATCACAAATTTTTCATTAGTAGGAATCAAACTTGGTCACCCCTTTTAGGAGTTGAAAGATGAATTACAAGAGCAAAGCTCGGATTTTTCACCGTCCTTTTTGGAATGTAAATTAGGTTTTATTTAATAGAGTGAAAAAGTTATTGTGTAGAATTAGATTACTTTACAAAGGAAGGCCTGCAAATTCTAAGATAAATAATTATGATAATTAGAGAAGTATTATTctgaattaaaaaattatataaaaatagacTAATCGGGAAAAAGTTTATATCATTAGCTAAAAATAGCAtctcatttttcataaattattatataattaaacaATAACTATTTTTATTCCCGTGTTATTCTATCACGAACCAAGTCTAACCTTACGTTTTTTTTACTGTCTATTCTAATTCTTTACCACATTTCTTTTTGCAGGAAAATGGTAATTTAAGTGGATTTTTCgtatgtttaaaatttttattttatatttttttgtaatataataaataaaaaaataaaggcaACCGTTTGTGTATATTCGTTTTCAATTTTTGTTAGATTTTTCATTGTTATACAGATGGATgttagatttttcattttaattttattattcgACGTTGACAAAAAAGAATTAATGATTTTTAAGGTATGATAGGATGATAAAATAAGCTTCATTAATGTCAAAAAGCTGTTCTTCATTTTCATCCACATATTCAGAGCctattcttttttttctcttgatTGCAAGTGATCATTAATGATCTATGGGTACGAATATCAGAGATTGATTTTTCTTGTCGACAGATATCAaaacctctcttttcttttaattgCACTTGATTATCAAACACTTgtttgcgaaaaaaaaaaatcaatttttgacaTCACTTTTACTGTTTTGTTCTACATgtcttttaatttttgttttctgtCCGTTGGTCTTTCTAATGGAGTTTTTTCCTAATTTatcccctttttaaaaaaaatatgtatattaaataatattctttttgaaaaaataattctcGGAATGACTCTAacataatctcgctacttgatctAACAAGATTTAGTAAGATTTAAAGGGATCAAGCACTCGGGTGTTGGCACGTGTCTAGGCGAATCCCGCTGGACGAACCAAGGAGATCTGCCTGGGGACTGTTGAGGCTTTGATGATTACTACTTTCCATGCCTAGGAACAATTTGAACCCATGAACGACACCACCCCCAAAAGAGGTGGAGGGGGAGACCTAGCCTTGGCAAGAATGactgggattttttttttggattacgcactgaGTATCtacgcgtccgttttacggtctaTGTGACTAATCTTGCACTCCTTGAAATTGATCTCACAACTCCAAAGGAAGTGTAAATTCAGGAATCTAGGAACGAAAACAAATCCGAGAGGATTTAAATACCTGATCTCGTGAAAAGCACTCCCACAACCCGCACTATCATCttaaccacaccctgggggtaggAATGACAGGGATATTTGATGATACATGGCATGGCGCAAGCATCTGACACCTTCGAggcctttttttcttttctgttttggCCTTTGGGGTAAACATGCATGTGACCCCGCTAGTTGGGCTTGCTGTAGGGActattctaatttttcttttagtGGGTTGCTGCCATATTTAAggatgaataaaaaaaattttaaaaatggagtTAAGTAAGAAAATCAaatcaaatgaaattaaaattttggttagtcatttttttcttttcgattttgatttgaatttttttatttttcttttattgatTTGATCCGTTCAATAACCATAATTAATCAATCCGAGCCGATATAGTATATTTAAAAAAtgcatattatatataatattatgtaaaattttaataatttaaatatttaaaaaattgtat
It encodes the following:
- the LOC131151255 gene encoding pathogen-related protein; amino-acid sequence: MAGEADAYRSFLHGQEEQSTQWRHGAPPTYHVVNKLFEEGRTKEWPKGSLEETVQNAVKSWEMEVSHKTRLQEIRSINPEKFRLFVNGREGLTGEEILELGTYNALLKNNLPEEFKYYNAEEESFESSHEIFRSVFPRGFAWEVVAVYSGPPLIAYKFRHWGFFEGPFRGHAPTGDMVEFYGLGVLKVDESLRAEEVEVYYDPAALFAGLLKHGK